From one Lolium rigidum isolate FL_2022 chromosome 4, APGP_CSIRO_Lrig_0.1, whole genome shotgun sequence genomic stretch:
- the LOC124649866 gene encoding pectinesterase 31-like: MEQQQRRLLCVAPPGSTPGDGETFPTVQAAVDAVPLGNTARTVIRLAPGVYEEPVYVAKTKNFITLAGASAQVTVITWDNTATRIKHAQRSRVIGTGTFGCGTVIVEGDDFIAENITFENSAPQGSGQAVAVRVTADRCAFYSCQFLGWQDTLYLHYGKQYLRDCYIEGNCDFIFGNSIALLEHCHIHCKSAGFITAHSRKSSSESTGYVFLRCIITGNGEAGYIFLGRPWGPFGRVVFAHTFMDRCIKPTGWHNWDKSENERTACFYEYRCSGPGSQSSNRVAWCRQLLDLEAEQFLAHSFVDPDLDRPWLLQMMAIRIPASA, translated from the exons ATGGAGCAGCAGCAGAGGCGCTTGCTCTGCGTCGCACCGCCGGGCTCGACACCAGGAGATGGGGAGACGTTCCCGACGGTCCAGGCCGCGGTGGATGCGGTGCCGCTGGGCAACACGGCGCGCACCGTCATCCGCCTCGCGCCGGGGGTGTACGAGGAGCCCGTGTATGTCGCCAAGACCAAGAACTTCATCACCCTCGCCGGCGCGTCCGCCCAGGTCACCGTCATCACCTGGGACAACACCGCCACCCGCATCAAGCACGCCCAG AGATCCAGGGTTATTGGGACAGGAACATTTGGCTGTGGAACAGTTATTGTAGAGGGAGATGATTTCATTGCAGAGAATATCACGTTTGAGAACTCAGCTCCCCAG GGATCTGGGCAAGCGGTCGCTGTACGTGTAACAGCAGATAGGTGTGCCTTCTATAGTTGCCAGTTCCTTGGTTGGCAA GATACATTATATTTACATTATGGAAAACAGTACTTAAGAGACTGTTACATTGAAGGTAATTGTGATTTCATCTTCGGTAACTCGATTGCTCTTCTGGAACATTGCCATATCCATTGCAAGTCAGCGGGATTTATTACTGCCCATAGTCGGAAATCCTCATCAGAATCGACTGGTTATGTATTCTTAAG GTGTATTATTACTGGGAATGGAGAAGCTGGATACATATTCCTGGGTCGGCCATGGGGGCCCTTTGGGAGGGTTGTATTTGCACACACTTTTATGGATCGTTGCATAAAGCCCACTGGGTGGCATAATTGGGACAAATCTGAGAATGAAAGAACCGCTTGTTTCTATGAGTACAG GTGCTCAGGGCCTGGTTCCCAATCATCGAACAGAGTTGCTTGGTGTAGACAATTGCTTGATTTGGAAGCAGAGCAGTTCCTTGCACACTCTTTCGTCGATCCGGACCTTGATAGGCCATGGCTTCTCCAGATGATGGCGATAAGGATACCGGCTTCAGCATAG